Proteins encoded in a region of the Osmerus mordax isolate fOsmMor3 chromosome 17, fOsmMor3.pri, whole genome shotgun sequence genome:
- the nopchap1 gene encoding uncharacterized protein C12orf45 homolog — translation MSQRNNPTTTKMELDFNIKKSESQDLLSFANGRGLHDKLLLKSSKIGTTLQTERIPRSSVLDRLESFLPQMAQANNKLKRAMEQCPPGHFDIESVEESEKIIEMDVAVVELSGSDNDSEDSSQTGESDSDEVSELTEESLKLPSNSQRNRKVNIQVLENLEN, via the exons ATGTCGCAGCGAAATAATCCTACAACGACAAAAATGgaattggattttaatattaaGAAATCTGAATCACAAGATTTGCTCTCTTTTGCCAACGGCAGAG GTCTCCACGACAAGCTTCTTCTCAAATCTTCAAAGATTGGCACCACTTTGCAGACCGAGAGGATCCCAAGAAGTAGCG TGCTGGATAGGCTTGAGAGCTTCCTGCCGCAAATGGCCCAGGCCAATAATAAGTTGAAACGGGCGATGGAGCAGTGTCCTCCTGGCCACTTTGACAtagagagtgtggaggagagcgagaagATCATAGAAATG GATGTAGCAGTGGTAGAGCTGAGTGGTTCGGATAATGATTCTGAGGATTCCTCACAGACCGGCGAATCAGATTctgatgaggtgagtgagttGACTGAAGAAAGCCTTAAACTGCCCAGCAACAGCCAGAGGAACAGAAAAGTCAACATCCAAGTGCTGGAGAATCTGGAGAATTAG